A single region of the Methylocystis echinoides genome encodes:
- the hcp gene encoding hydroxylamine reductase translates to MFCYQCEQTYRSEEGAGCASAKGMCGKDAATADLQDILLHVCEGIGQYLTRARALSATDAEADRFILFAFFTTLTNVNFNAAKFVQLIQEAAQIRDRARALYEKAARDAAKLPETLHGPAAFVPAADMNGLLAQAGEAAVRKDAAILGDDVVGLRALVLYGLKGVCAYAHHARVLGEERDAIYAAVEHALDLLARNPKELGPLLDEALALGHANFAAMEALDAANTGAFGMPEPTNVRVTPIKGKAILVSGHDMKDLHAILEATKGTGVNVYTHGELLPAHSYPKLKAYPHLAGNYGGAWQDQQKEFAEFPGPIVMTSNCLIEPQPRYRGRIFTAGPVGWAGVRHIADEDFSQVVQAALALPGFTADAEEKRITVGFGRAAVLGVADKVIDAVKSGAIRHFFMIGGCDGAAPGRNYYSDFADATPDDTVILTLGCGKYRFNKHDFGTVGGLPRLLDMGQCNDAYSALVVATKLSEAFGVGVNELPLSLIVSWFEQKAAAVLLTLLALGVRNVRLGPTLPAFLTPALVDVLVGKFGVLPVGEAQADIDAALARAA, encoded by the coding sequence ATGTTCTGTTATCAATGCGAGCAAACCTACCGCTCTGAGGAAGGCGCGGGCTGCGCGAGCGCCAAAGGCATGTGCGGGAAGGACGCCGCAACCGCCGATCTTCAGGACATTCTCCTGCATGTGTGCGAGGGAATCGGCCAATATCTCACCCGCGCCCGCGCGCTCAGCGCGACCGACGCGGAAGCCGACCGCTTCATCCTCTTCGCCTTCTTCACCACCCTGACCAACGTCAATTTCAACGCCGCCAAATTCGTGCAGCTCATCCAAGAGGCGGCGCAGATTCGCGATCGCGCCCGGGCGCTTTACGAAAAGGCCGCGCGGGACGCCGCCAAACTTCCCGAGACGCTGCACGGCCCCGCGGCTTTCGTCCCCGCCGCCGACATGAACGGACTTCTCGCTCAGGCCGGCGAGGCGGCCGTCCGCAAGGACGCCGCGATCCTCGGCGACGACGTCGTCGGCCTGCGCGCGCTGGTGCTTTACGGGCTGAAGGGCGTCTGCGCCTATGCGCATCATGCGCGCGTGCTCGGCGAGGAGCGCGACGCCATTTACGCCGCCGTCGAACATGCGCTCGATCTGCTGGCGCGCAATCCCAAAGAACTTGGCCCGCTGCTCGACGAGGCGCTGGCGCTCGGTCACGCCAATTTCGCCGCCATGGAGGCGCTCGACGCGGCGAACACCGGCGCTTTCGGCATGCCGGAGCCGACGAACGTGCGGGTCACGCCGATCAAGGGCAAGGCGATCCTCGTCTCGGGCCACGACATGAAGGATCTCCACGCCATTCTCGAAGCGACGAAGGGCACGGGCGTCAACGTCTATACGCATGGCGAACTGCTGCCGGCGCATTCCTATCCGAAGCTCAAGGCCTATCCGCATCTCGCCGGCAATTACGGCGGCGCCTGGCAGGATCAGCAGAAGGAATTCGCGGAATTCCCCGGCCCGATCGTGATGACCTCCAACTGCCTGATCGAGCCGCAGCCGCGTTATCGCGGGCGCATCTTCACCGCCGGCCCGGTCGGCTGGGCGGGCGTGCGCCACATCGCCGATGAAGATTTCTCGCAGGTCGTGCAGGCGGCGCTGGCGCTGCCGGGCTTTACGGCGGACGCCGAAGAGAAGCGCATCACTGTCGGCTTCGGCCGCGCGGCGGTGCTTGGCGTCGCCGACAAGGTGATCGACGCGGTGAAGAGCGGCGCCATCCGCCATTTCTTCATGATCGGCGGCTGCGACGGCGCCGCGCCGGGTCGCAATTACTATTCCGACTTCGCCGACGCGACGCCGGACGACACGGTGATCCTGACGCTGGGCTGCGGCAAATACAGGTTCAACAAACATGACTTCGGCACGGTCGGCGGCCTGCCGCGCCTGCTCGACATGGGCCAGTGCAACGACGCCTATTCGGCGCTCGTCGTCGCCACGAAACTGTCGGAGGCCTTTGGCGTCGGCGTCAATGAGCTGCCGCTGTCGCTCATCGTCTCCTGGTTCGAGCAGAAGGCCGCCGCCGTGCTGCTGACCCTGCTGGCGCTGGGCGTGCGCAATGTGCGCCTCGGCCCGACGCTGCCCGCCTTCCTCACGCCGGCGCTGGTCGATGTGCTGGTCGGGAAATTCGGCGTGCTGCCGGTGGGCGAGGCGCAAGCCGATATCGACGCCGCGCTCGCGCGCGCCGCGTAA